In Paludibaculum fermentans, the genomic stretch CGTAAAGATTGGCGGACAGGCAGCGGAAGTGGTGTACACCGGAGCCGTGCCCTACTCCTGGGCCGGTCTGCTGATGGCGCAAGTCAAAGTACCGTCAGGAGTTGCCACGGGTGTTGTGCCGGTACAACTGACCGCCGGAGGCTCGACCTCGCAATCAGGGGTGACGATGGTAGTGAAGTAGCGGCTGCGGGCTCGGCACAGGTTGCGCCACAATCTACGTATGGTCAAGCGCGCCGTCTGGATCGGAATAGTCCTATTGCTCGTGGCCGCGCGCTTCTGCCATCTCCATGTCCTTTGGGTGGAAGAGGCTTATCCAACGGCCGCGGCTCTCGAGCTGCTGCGCGGCAAGGTCCTCTACCGGGACATCTGGTTCGACAAGCCGCCTTTCTTTGCAGGGATTTACATGCTGTGGGGGGCCCAGATCGGGTGGGGCCTCCGCGTGGCCGGATCGCTGTTCGCAATCTTTACTTGCTGGGTCGCTTCGCGTTCGGCGCGTGTGCTGTGGGGTGAGAAGACGGAGCTTTGGGCCGCCGGGCTGATGGCCGTATTCCTCACATTCGACACGGCTTCCGCGGTCATGGCGCTCACGCCGGACCTGCTCACGGTGCCTCTGCACATGGGCGCGATCGCCTTGGCGGCGGCGGGCTTTCCGCTCTGGGCGGGGGTTGTGGCCGGCATCGCCATCCTATTCAATGCAAAGGGTTTGCTCATCCTGCTGGTGTGCCTGGCCTGGAGCTGGCCCCGGCGGCTGGAACTGCTCGCTGGTTTTGCGGCTCCTGTTCTTATCGCATTGACCTGGATGGGTTTACGCGGCTCGCTGGTCGATTTCTGGCAGCAGGTCTGGGCCTGGGGCGCTGTGTATTCGCGAGACACCAACATCCCCCACCCGATGCTCGAAGGGGCGAAGAGAACCCTGAACTGGGCGGGCTTTCACATTGCCCTGGTGGTCGCCACCTGCATCACCGCCTGGAAGGAAGAGGACTGGCGATGGGCGGTCTGGCTGATCGTTTCGGTCGCCGGGGTGTTCCTTGGACTGCGGTTTTTCCCGCGGTATTACTTCCACCTTTTGCCGGTGTTTGTGCTGCTGGCTGCCCGTGGATTTACGCTTTTTCCGCGGCGGTTCGCGATCCTGGCGTCATTCCTGCTCATTTTGCCGGTGGCGCGGTTCGGACCGCGGTATGTGGCCCTGGCGCAGGACAAGCCTTGGGGCGACCTGCTGCTGTTCCGGAGCTCCCAGGAGGCCGCCAACACTTTGAAAGCAAAGGCCGCTCCGGGCGATACGCTACTGGTTTACGGCTACCGTCCGGACCTGTTCCCGCTCAGCGGCCTGCCGGCCGGGACCCGGTTTTTGGACTCCCAGCCGCTGAATGGAGTGCTGGCCGACCGGCATTTGATCAGCGCCAAGGTCAGTTTTCCAGAAGTCGCATCGACAAATCGCGATATGTTGATGCGAAGTCCGCGGCCCACGTGGATTGCGGACGGGCTGGGTCCCTACAACGGCGTACTGGATGTACGCGTCGTTCTCAAGGACCTCATGAAGGACTACCGGCTGGAAGCCGAGACTCCGGGCTACCGCCTCTGGCGGCTTCAGCGCACCGGCGAATAGGCCGTGCCTTTGAAGAGCGAGATCTGCATGATGCTGGAGATCTGACCCGCCTTGGCGATGGATTCCGCCCGCGCCTTGATCCAATCCGGATCGGCTCCGAAGGCCGCCCAGGCTTTTTCGCGCGCGGCGAGGTCGTCGAACGGCGTCAGGTAGACGAGGTTCGGCTTGCTGGGCCCGATCAGCGTGGAACTGTACAGCACCGGATGGATTCCGTTGCGGTGGAAGATCTTGATCTCGGGACCGGCGAAGCGTTCGTGCAGTGCCTTCAACTGCTTCTCGGTGGGCGAATGGTAGAGGCGAAGCTCGAAGATGCGCGGCTTGCCGGGTGTGGTGGCTTCGAGCGGTGGCGTGTACGGAGCGGCCTCCAGGAGTACTTCGGAGTAGCTCTCGTAGGGCGGCTCGTCCCCCGCTTCCCATTGAGAAAGAGCGGCTTGCAGCTTCGAGTCCGCACTGAGCTTCTTCCGCGCGTCCCGCATTTCGTCGATGGAGGCATAGGCGCTGATGCACGCGATCTGCGGCATGTGCGGAGCGGCGACGGCCTCCAGGACAAAGCGCGGTCCGGGCACGCCTAAGCGGGCCGAAGCCTCAATCGGGCCGTTTTTGAGGTAGTCGGCAATACGGGCAGCTTGCGTGCCATTCTTGAGGTAGTACTGTTCGAGCAGGTAGTAATGGGGTGCGGATTCTTTGCCTTCGGCTGGCAGCATGGCAGCGACTCCCACGGATTGAATGAACGTTCGGCGTTGCACAACGCCTCCTTGCTTTGACAGGCTATCAGAAGAGTCACCGATGCGTTTTCTGATTCTGATTGCGGCCGCCAATATGGCGCTCTGGGCGGCAGAGTATCGCACGCCAGCCGGGATCCGGCCGGCGGCGCGCAGGCCCGGGGCGGAATCCGTACTGCCCGGCGGCCGGATGATCGCTCCGCTGGGGCGGCAGTTCATGACGGGTCCGGGCGCGTACGGCATCGCGATCAGTCCCGATGGCAAGATCGCTGTTTCGGCCAACGGCGGGCGCGGCAACTTCTCCTTGAGCTTCCTCGACATGACGTCGGAGCCGTGGCAGGTCCGCCAGGTGAACGCCCAGCGCAAGGAAGACAAGGGCGACGACGACGATAAGGACTGGCGCAGTGTTTTCATGGGCCTGGCGTTCGTCGAGGATCGCAGGCTGTTCGTCTCCGAGGGCGGAAGCGGGCAGGTGCGGCTGGTCTCGGCGCCGGGCGGCCGGACGCTCGAAGTGCTGCAACTGAACCAGGGTTCCTGGAAGGACAGCTACTCGGGCGACCTGGCCTATGACAGCGACAAGCGGCTGCTCTACGTGGTGGACCAGGCCAACTTCCGCGTCGCCATTTTCGACACCCGCAGCCGCAAGCTGGTCTCGTCGGTCCGGGTGGGCCGGCTGCCGTTCAAGATCGCGCTATCCGCCGACAAACGCAGGGTTTTCGTGACCAACCTGGGCATGTTTGAGTACAAGGCCGTGCCCGGCGCCGATCCGAAGGACGCTCCGCGGACCGGGTTGCCGTTCCCGGCGTTTGGGTTCCCTTCGCCCGAGGCGGAAAACGGCGCGAAGCGGGCGACCGCGGCCGGCGAAGTGGATGTGCCCGGCCTGGGCGACCCGAATGCGCCGGAGTCGAACTCCCTCTGCGTGGTGGATGTGGCGGATGCGGCGGCGCCCAAGGTGGAGCGCTTCGTGCGCACCGGCGAGCCCTTTGGCCCGGGCAGTTTGGGGGGATCCAGTCCGTCCGGCATCGCCATGACCGGCACGACGATCTACGTCTCCAACGGGAATCAGGATTCGATCACGGTGATCGACTCGCAGTCGT encodes the following:
- a CDS encoding NIPSNAP family protein, encoding MLPAEGKESAPHYYLLEQYYLKNGTQAARIADYLKNGPIEASARLGVPGPRFVLEAVAAPHMPQIACISAYASIDEMRDARKKLSADSKLQAALSQWEAGDEPPYESYSEVLLEAAPYTPPLEATTPGKPRIFELRLYHSPTEKQLKALHERFAGPEIKIFHRNGIHPVLYSSTLIGPSKPNLVYLTPFDDLAAREKAWAAFGADPDWIKARAESIAKAGQISSIMQISLFKGTAYSPVR